The genomic stretch GCAGTCCACGTCGAGCTCGATCGCGTCTTCGAGGAAGTCGTCGATGAGGACGGGTTTGTCCGGAACGACGTCGAAGGCCTGACGGACGACCCCCTTGAACTCCTCTTCGTTGTAGACGATGAACATGCCCCGACCGCCCAGCACGAACGAGGGACGCAGGAGAACCGGGAAACCGACCTCGTGCGCGAAGCGGAGTGCGTCGGTCTCGTTCAACGCCGTGCGATTGGCCGGCTGCTTCAAGCCGAGCTTGTGCAGGATCGCGGCGAAGAGCTTGCGGTCCTCGGCCGTCTCGATGCTCTCCGGACTCGTACCGATGATGTTGATGCCGTGGGCCTTGAGTTGCGTCGCGAGATTGAGGGGCGTCTGTCCGCCGAACTGCACGATCGCGCCCCAGCAACGCTCCTGTTCGTAGATCTCGATCACGTCCTCCAACGTGAGCGGCTCGAAGTAAAGACGGTCGGAGGTGTCGTAATCGGTGGAGACCGTTTCCGGATTCGAGTTCACCATGACGGTCTCGAAGCCCATCTCGCGCAGCGCGAAGGACGCGTGCACGCAACAGTAGTCGAACTCGATGCCTTGGCCGATGCGATTGGGACCGCCACCGAGAATCATCACCTTGCGACGATCGCTCGGGATGACTTCGTTTTCGTCGCCGTAGCTGGAGTAGTAGTAGGGCGTCATCGCCTCGAATTCGGCGGCGCACGTATCCACCAGCCGGAATACGGTCTTCACCCCGAGCGCTCGACGCTTCTTGCGCACGTCCGCGACGCCGGCGGAGAAAAGAAAGGCCAGCTGCGGATCGCTGAAACCGAACTGCTTGGCCCGCCGCATCGTGACGGCGTCGATCGACGCGAGTTCGCGGCCCCGCAGCGCTTCTTCCATCTGGTGGATCTCGAAGAGCTGACGCAGGAACCACGGATCGATTGCCGTGATATCGTGGATCTGCTCGGCCGAAAGGCCGGCACGGAAACCATGGCGGATGTAGAAGATGCGCTCGGCGTTTGGACGGGCGAGCCGCGCCTTGATCGTGGCGAGGTCGGGTACCGTATCCTCGCCGTGCTTGCCTCCACCTCCGAAACCGCGCGCGCCGATCTCCAAGGAACGCAGTGCCTTCTGCATCGACTCCTTGAATGTACGGCCGATCGCCATCGCCTCGCCCACCGACTTCATCGAAGAGGTCAGCGTCGGATCGGCACCGGGAAACTTCTCGAAGGTGAACCGTGGGATCTTGGTCACCACGTAGTCGATCGTCGGTTCGAAACTGGCCGGCGTCTCGCGCGTGATGTCGTTCTGGATTTCATCGAGGCTGTACCCGACCGCGAGCTTGGCCGCGATCTTGGCAATCGGGAATCCCGTCGCCTTCGACGCGAGTGCCGAGCTGCGCGAGACGCGCGGGTTCATCTCGATCACGACCATGCGCCCCGTCTTCGGGTGCACCGCAAACTGGATGTTGGATCCGCCCGTTTCGACGCCGACCTCACGGATGACCGCGAACGACGCGTCGCGCATCGCTTGGTATTCCTTGTCGGTGAGCGTCATCGCCGGAGCGACCGTGATCGAGTCCCCCGTGTGCACGCCCATCGGGTCGAAGTTTTCGATCGAGCAGATGACGACGCACTGGTCCTTGTGGTCGCGCATCACCTCCATCTCGTACTCTTTCCAACCGAGGAGGCACTCCTCGATCAGGACCTCGTGCACCGGCGAGATGTCGAGCCCGTTGGTCACGATCGCCTCGAACTCCTCGCGATTGTAGGCGATGCCGCCCCCCTGCCCTCCGAGCGTGAAACTCGGGCGAATGATGAGCGGATAGAAACCGATCTCCTCCGCCGCGGCACGCGCGTCGTCGAGCGTCTTCACCGTGCGCGAGCGGGCCGAATCGAGGCCGATCTTGTACATGGCCTCCTTGAACAACTCGCGATCCTCGCCCTTCCGGATGGCGTCCACCTTCGCGCCGATCATCTCGACCCCGTACTTCGCCAACACCCCGGCCTCGGCGAGGGCGATGGAGAGGTTGAGCGCCGTCTGGCCGCCGAGAGTGGGCAGAAGCGCGTCGGGGCGCTCCTTGTCGATGATGCGCTCCACCATGTCGACCGTGAGCGGCTCGATGTAGGTGACGTCGGCGAACTCCGGGTCCGTCATGATCGTGGCCGGGTTGGAGTTGACCAAGACCACCCGGTAGCCCTCCTCGCGCAGGGCCTTGCAGGCTTGGGTGCCGGAGTAATCGAACTCGCATGCCTGGCCGATGACGATCGGGCCGGCGCCAATGACGAGGATGGACTTGATGTCGGTGCGTTTGGGCATGGTCGGGACCGACCGTCGAGGGTTGGGACCGCTCATGCCACGCGCAAGCGGGAATTATGATCGCGCTCGTGTGCAAGCCCCTGTTCGGATCCCGACGACGGCCTGACGGCGCTCGCCGACGCGGCGAACACGGCTCAGGCGAGCTTCGAGGGATCGACCTTGAGTACGCGGGCCGCCACCTCGCGGTCGTCCTTGCACGCGCTCAAAACCGTCGCGATGTACTCGCGCTCCTGGCCTGCGAGGTAGTCCGCCAAGCTCGGCCAATCGGCGAGCTCGCGCAGCCGCATTGGAAGTTGGCGCGACGACACCACGCGCGAATCGGTCGAGGCCACGATCTTCGAAACGACTTGCCGCAACTCCGGAATGTTTCCCGGCCAGAAGTGTGCGCAAAGCGTCTCGATCGCATCCGCCGTGAACTCGATCTGCGACGCGGGAAACGACGGATTGGTCGCATTTGCCGCACTTTCCCGAACGAGCGCGGGGATGTCCTCGCGACGCTCGCGTAAGGGCGGCAGCGACACTGGAAGCGACGCCAATCGGTAGAAGAGCTGGTCGTCGAACTTGCCCTCGTCGACCGCCGCTTCGAGGTCGACGGCGGAAGAACAAATCAGGCGCAAGCTCTGTCCCGTGGCTCGCAAGACCCCTCCGAGCGCCTTCTGCACGGAGCGCGGCAAACCGGAGATGTTGTCCAAGAACAAGGTGCCGCCTTGCGCCTCCGCGACCCGCACGCCGCCGGTTCCTTGCGGACCGATCAGTTCGCTGACGAAGTCCGCCTCGCCGCCCTGCGTGCAATCGACGCGCACGAATGGAGCATCGGTCGAGTGACCGGCCGCATGGAGAAGCTCGGCGACCATCCGCTTGCCCGTCCCGGGTTCTCCCTGCAACAGCACCGGCGATTTGGAGCCCACCAACTTCTTGAGCTGCTGGATCAATCGCGCCGACGCGGCGCTCCGCCCCACCAGTCGCGCCTCCCATTGATCTTCGGGCGCCGGTGCCGCTTCACTCGGAGCCGTCCCTGCACCCGCGAACTCTTTGAACTCGAGTGCGCGCCGCAAGGTCTTGAGCAACTCGTCCACCTTGAACGGCTTCTGGATGTAGTCGAACGCCCCGAGCTTGAGCGCTTGGATCGCGCTGTCCGCGCTCGCGTAGCCGGTCATGATGATCACGACTGCCGACGGATCGAACGCCCGCAGCTCCTTCAGCAGCGTCATCCCGTCCATCGGCTTCATGTCGACATCCGTCAACACGAGGTCGAACGGCTCGGCCTTGTACTTGGCGAGCGCTTGCTGTCCGTTCGTGGCGAAACCAGCCGTCAGGCCCGTGGGTTGGACGACGGCTTCGAGCATCTCGTGGATCGCCACGAGATCATCGACGATGAGGATCGACGGCATGGAAGGGGAGGCAGACCCGGAGTATCCGGCAGAAGTGCCCGCAGCTCAACAGAAAGACTGCGCGCGACTGCACCGGAGGCACGTCAGTTGACGCCGCCTGCGACGGAGGAGAGTTGGAAGATCGGCAGGAACATCGCCATCACGATGCCACCCACGACGACGCCCAAGAAGACGATCAGCAACGGCTCGATCAACGAAGTGAGCGAGGCGATGATCGAGTCGGATTCGGTGTCGTAGAAATCCGCGATCTTGAGCATCATCCCATCCACGTTTCCCGTTGATTCGCCCGCCTTGGCCATGTGCCGCATCATGGACGGGAAAAACTTGTTCTGGCCGAGAATGTCCGAGACCTGACCGCCCGAGCTGATGTGTCGCGAGATCTCCTCGCACGCCGATTCGATCTGCACCTTGTTGCTGCTCGAGGCGACGATTTCCAAGGTACGCAAGATCGGGACTCCGCTGCGCAGCAACGTCGCATACGTCCGACAAAAGCGCGAAAGCGTGATCTTGCGAATGAGGTTTCCGAAGATGGGTGCCTTCACCAGCATCTCGTCCTTGACCCGGCGGCCCTTCGGCGTGCGGACGAACCGCGCCCAACCTTTGTACGCCAGAAATCCAAAAACGATGAGATAGAGGATGCTCGACTTCATCCAGTTGCTGAAATCGATCAGGAACTGAGTCGGAGCAGGCAGAGCCGCACCGAAGTCCGCGAACATGTCGGCAAACACGGGAATCACGAAGATCAACAGCACGTTGACCAAGATGATCGCCAGTCCGATGACCGCCACCGGGTAGGTCATCGCCGACTTCACCTTTTTGGAAAGCTTGACCGACGCCTCGAAATACTCGGCCACTTTGCCGAGGATTTCGGCCAACCCGCCGCTGGCCTCGCCGGCTTCCACCATCGAAGTGAAGAGCGTGTTGAAGGCATTGGGATACTTCTTCACCGCCGCGGAGAATGCGGTACCGGAAGCGATGTCCAAGCGCACGTCCCTGATGATGATCTGGAAGATCGGGTCTTCCGTTTGCTCCTGCAGAGCCTCCAGCGCCGCCACCAACGGAAGTCCTGCGTCGAGCATGGAGGCGAGCTGTTGAGTGAACACCGCCAAACTCGCCAACTTGAGCTTGTACGTCTTCGCGCGCTTCTCCAACGACTTCTGTTTCGCCAAAGCTTGCGCCGAACGAACATTGCCCTTGTTCCGTGCGACGGCCTTCGAGCCGACTGCAGCGGTGTTCGGAGAGGTGGAAAGAAATGCCATGAGGATCCGATGTGTCTCGAGATGAACGACTCGCCGCGTCCGCAGAGTGCGAAACAAGCCTTGACCGAGCTAATCGGAGGTGTATCTGACCACTTAAACCGAGCGGGTATAGTTTAGTGGTAAAACGCCATCCTTCCAAGTTGGATACGACAGTTCGATTCTGTCTACCCGCACCACTCGTCCGCCTCTTGGAGACGATCTGCGAAGTTCCGCGCAACGAGGCCTCGTGAACTTGGTTCTTTTCGAGTCCTCCGAGATCGAACGACCGCTGCCTCGCCACGATCCTCGAGCTCGACACATCGAACACGTCCTGCGCTTGCAGGTCGGCGAGTCGTTCGATTGCGGAGTGATCGACGGTCCGCGAGGCAGAGCGACGATCGCCGCAGCGGTGCCCGATGCGTTCGAGCTCGCCTTTGCGTGGCTCGACATGCCCGCGACACTCGAGCCGGTTACTCTTCTCGTCGGACTTCCCCGCCCCCAGACCGCGCGCAAGATCCTTTTCGACGCGACCACTTTGGGCGTGGCTCGCATCGTGTTCTTCCGCTCGCAACGGGGCGAACCCTCCTACGCCGACAGCTCGCTGTGGACATCCGGCGAGGTACGCCGCCGGCTTGTCGACGCCGCTCAACAGGCCTTCTGCACGCGCCTGCCCCAGGTCGTCGTGCTCCCCGATCTACGTGCGGCAACAGCCACCCTTGCTCCGGAGTGCGTCAGGGTCGCGCTCGACAACTACGAGAGCTCGACCGCGCTCCAAGCCGTCTCCCTCGCCGGTTCGCAACTGGCGCTTGCGCTCGGATCCGAGCGTGGATGGGCCCAAGACGAACGAGTCCACTTGCGCGAATTCGGCTTCACGCTCGCCCATCTCGGCCCGCGTGTCCTGCGTACGGAAACGGCCACGGTCGCCGCCCTCGCCATCATACGAGCCCTGAAGGAATTGCCCTGATCTCCACGCGTTCTCGGTCGTTCGGAAAGGGCTCCGGTGCAGCCGCTTCCGACCGATGTAACAGACCTCACCGTCTCCATGAGAATCGAACAACGCTCGCTTCGACCCGACGGCTCGTGGTCGCCGATCGGAATCTCTCCGCCGTCCAACGCCTTCGACCTCGTGCTCGCATGGGGAGATCGTACCTCGACGGATGTGCCCTCTGTCTTCGCCGGCCTGCGCGCGATGTACCCGCAGGCATCGATCGTGATCGCCTCTTCGTCCGGACAGATCCGCAACGACTCCTCGATCGACGACGAGTTCACCGCCACAGCCATCGGATTCGACCACACGCGCGTGCTTTGCGCCGAGATCTCCATCGAGTCTTCTCTGCAGAGCCGAGAAGCAGGAGCGAGCCTTGCCGCACGCCTTTGCGCTCCTGAACTTGTGCACGTGCTCGTGGTGTCCGACGGCGCCTGTGTCAATGGTGCCGATCTCGCTGCTGGCATGGCGGAAAATCTGCCTGCGGGCGTCACCATGTCCGGTGGACTCGCCGGAGACGGCGTCCGTTTCGAGCGAACGGTGGTAGGACTCGACCGCACCCCGACCTCCGGCACCATCGTCGCCGTCGGCCTGTACGGAAATCGTCTCCAAGTGCGCTCGGGTATCGGCGGTGGGTGGGAACAATTCGGACCCGAACGTTCGGTCACTCGCGCCGCAGGATCCGTCCTCCATGCCCTCGACGGGCAACCGGCACTCGAACTCTACAAGCAATACCTCGGCGAGCAGGCCGCGCAGCTACCCTCGGCCGCCTTGCGTTTTCCTCTCGCGGTACAGGCTCCGGGCGAAACCGCGCCCGTCGTTCGCACGATCTTGTCGATCGACGAGGTCGCACGCACGATGACTTTCGCCGGAGACATACCCGAAGGATCCCGCGTGAGCATGATGCGCGCCTCGTACGAAGACCTCGTGGACGGAGCCGAGCAGGCCGCGCAAGCATGCGGCGCAGAGCCGTCGCCGCAGTTCGCGCTCTGCGTAAGCTGCGTGGGTCGACGGATCGTCTTGGGCCAACGCATCGAAGAAGAAGCCGAAACCGTTCGGCAGGTGCTCGGGCCGGCGACCTTCATCGCAGGCTTCTACTCCTACGGAGAACTGGCTCCCGTCGAGGCGGGCTCCCGTTGCCGACTGCACAATCAG from Opitutales bacterium ASA1 encodes the following:
- a CDS encoding type II secretion system F family protein codes for the protein MAFLSTSPNTAAVGSKAVARNKGNVRSAQALAKQKSLEKRAKTYKLKLASLAVFTQQLASMLDAGLPLVAALEALQEQTEDPIFQIIIRDVRLDIASGTAFSAAVKKYPNAFNTLFTSMVEAGEASGGLAEILGKVAEYFEASVKLSKKVKSAMTYPVAVIGLAIILVNVLLIFVIPVFADMFADFGAALPAPTQFLIDFSNWMKSSILYLIVFGFLAYKGWARFVRTPKGRRVKDEMLVKAPIFGNLIRKITLSRFCRTYATLLRSGVPILRTLEIVASSSNKVQIESACEEISRHISSGGQVSDILGQNKFFPSMMRHMAKAGESTGNVDGMMLKIADFYDTESDSIIASLTSLIEPLLIVFLGVVVGGIVMAMFLPIFQLSSVAGGVN
- a CDS encoding sigma-54 dependent transcriptional regulator, translated to MPSILIVDDLVAIHEMLEAVVQPTGLTAGFATNGQQALAKYKAEPFDLVLTDVDMKPMDGMTLLKELRAFDPSAVVIIMTGYASADSAIQALKLGAFDYIQKPFKVDELLKTLRRALEFKEFAGAGTAPSEAAPAPEDQWEARLVGRSAASARLIQQLKKLVGSKSPVLLQGEPGTGKRMVAELLHAAGHSTDAPFVRVDCTQGGEADFVSELIGPQGTGGVRVAEAQGGTLFLDNISGLPRSVQKALGGVLRATGQSLRLICSSAVDLEAAVDEGKFDDQLFYRLASLPVSLPPLRERREDIPALVRESAANATNPSFPASQIEFTADAIETLCAHFWPGNIPELRQVVSKIVASTDSRVVSSRQLPMRLRELADWPSLADYLAGQEREYIATVLSACKDDREVAARVLKVDPSKLA
- the carB gene encoding carbamoyl-phosphate synthase large subunit; the encoded protein is MPKRTDIKSILVIGAGPIVIGQACEFDYSGTQACKALREEGYRVVLVNSNPATIMTDPEFADVTYIEPLTVDMVERIIDKERPDALLPTLGGQTALNLSIALAEAGVLAKYGVEMIGAKVDAIRKGEDRELFKEAMYKIGLDSARSRTVKTLDDARAAAEEIGFYPLIIRPSFTLGGQGGGIAYNREEFEAIVTNGLDISPVHEVLIEECLLGWKEYEMEVMRDHKDQCVVICSIENFDPMGVHTGDSITVAPAMTLTDKEYQAMRDASFAVIREVGVETGGSNIQFAVHPKTGRMVVIEMNPRVSRSSALASKATGFPIAKIAAKLAVGYSLDEIQNDITRETPASFEPTIDYVVTKIPRFTFEKFPGADPTLTSSMKSVGEAMAIGRTFKESMQKALRSLEIGARGFGGGGKHGEDTVPDLATIKARLARPNAERIFYIRHGFRAGLSAEQIHDITAIDPWFLRQLFEIHQMEEALRGRELASIDAVTMRRAKQFGFSDPQLAFLFSAGVADVRKKRRALGVKTVFRLVDTCAAEFEAMTPYYYSSYGDENEVIPSDRRKVMILGGGPNRIGQGIEFDYCCVHASFALREMGFETVMVNSNPETVSTDYDTSDRLYFEPLTLEDVIEIYEQERCWGAIVQFGGQTPLNLATQLKAHGINIIGTSPESIETAEDRKLFAAILHKLGLKQPANRTALNETDALRFAHEVGFPVLLRPSFVLGGRGMFIVYNEEEFKGVVRQAFDVVPDKPVLIDDFLEDAIELDVDCISDGKTTVIGGMLEHIEFAGVHSGDAAMVMPPHTLGAKMLQTVREATHALARELKVVGLMNIQFAIKDDQLYVLEVNPRASRTVPFVSKAIGVPLAKYAAKIMAGATLQELGFTQEIRPKHWCVKEAVFPFVRFPGASIALGPEMRSTGEVMGLDDDLGIAYAKSQMAARPALPSSGNVFLSVKDSDKARAVDLARQLAALGFSIYSTSGTAQSLAENGVQVHRLFKIEEGRPTVVDMIKNGKIQMIINTPSGMVPRRDENVIRSAAYAHSVCIMTTITGAYAALNGIKAIRQKRLTARSLQSFTGNTTPAV
- a CDS encoding 16S rRNA (uracil(1498)-N(3))-methyltransferase is translated as MQVGESFDCGVIDGPRGRATIAAAVPDAFELAFAWLDMPATLEPVTLLVGLPRPQTARKILFDATTLGVARIVFFRSQRGEPSYADSSLWTSGEVRRRLVDAAQQAFCTRLPQVVVLPDLRAATATLAPECVRVALDNYESSTALQAVSLAGSQLALALGSERGWAQDERVHLREFGFTLAHLGPRVLRTETATVAALAIIRALKELP
- a CDS encoding FIST N-terminal domain-containing protein, encoding MQPLPTDVTDLTVSMRIEQRSLRPDGSWSPIGISPPSNAFDLVLAWGDRTSTDVPSVFAGLRAMYPQASIVIASSSGQIRNDSSIDDEFTATAIGFDHTRVLCAEISIESSLQSREAGASLAARLCAPELVHVLVVSDGACVNGADLAAGMAENLPAGVTMSGGLAGDGVRFERTVVGLDRTPTSGTIVAVGLYGNRLQVRSGIGGGWEQFGPERSVTRAAGSVLHALDGQPALELYKQYLGEQAAQLPSAALRFPLAVQAPGETAPVVRTILSIDEVARTMTFAGDIPEGSRVSMMRASYEDLVDGAEQAAQACGAEPSPQFALCVSCVGRRIVLGQRIEEEAETVRQVLGPATFIAGFYSYGELAPVEAGSRCRLHNQTMTITTFAEI